Part of the Paenibacillus sp. YPG26 genome, AAGGATGCCCGTCGTCCCTCTCTGGTTCACGGCGATATTACCACGCTGAATGTCGTAATCTCGGAGAACGGTCATTTATATATCATCGACTGGGATCGGGTTAAGCTGGGGTCAAGTTATCTTGACATGGCCAAGGCACTGCGCAATACATGTCAATTCAATCCTGAATTCATCCAGTCCTTCCTATTGGGCTACGAAGAAGTCCGCCCCCTGTCCAGATCTGAACGCAGGCTGATCACGCTATTGTTCAGCCTGCCCCAAGAAGCATGGAATGGCGCACGCTTTCCGAGCCATACCAAGAACCGGGAGATGATGGATATCTTTGTGAGGACCTGGCCTGAGCGTAAACAGGCGATTCGGGTGCTGCAGCAATGGTCTCATCTCTAATTCCTGGTCACCCTTGCTGACATGCCAAAGAAGACGGGAGCTATACGCCCCGCCTTTTCTATTGGACAACCTCTCTACGCCGGGTGGACCCCCTCTGTGCCGGGTAGATCCAGCCTGTTACGAGCCTTGTATAACTGCGGCAATCAGAATTCCCCATCCCGCCAGGAACGCAAGCCCGCCAAGCGGCGTAATGGCACCCAGCTTCCGGATACCCGACAGACTGAGCGCATACAAGCTGCCTGAGAAGAGCAGAATCCCCGCGAACAGGAACCAGCCGGCAAGGATGATTTGATGAGATTCATTCATTTGACCTGCGAGAACCCCGAGCAGCAATAACCCTACACCGTGAATCAAATGATACTGAATTCCCGTCTGATACACCTTCATCATATCCTCAGACAGCTTCTCTTTCAGCGCATGCGCGCCAAAGGCACCGAGAGCAACGGCGAGGAACATCATAATTCCACCGAGCAGCAGCAGTGTATTCATGTGCAAGATCACCTCCGTAAGACAGATATTACCGGGTCCGTACAGGACCGTCAATTTCCAAGGATGAGGGAAGCTGATATACAACAGAGTGGAATCATGTTCTCTCGCAAATTTCAATGGAGTGGGATTCGATATGTATAGAAAAAGTTACAATTTTACCCTTGGAAGCGTTTTACACTTTTACAAAAATTTA contains:
- a CDS encoding DUF423 domain-containing protein; this translates as MNTLLLLGGIMMFLAVALGAFGAHALKEKLSEDMMKVYQTGIQYHLIHGVGLLLLGVLAGQMNESHQIILAGWFLFAGILLFSGSLYALSLSGIRKLGAITPLGGLAFLAGWGILIAAVIQGS